From the Salinimicrobium tongyeongense genome, one window contains:
- a CDS encoding IS256 family transposase, producing the protein MKKEDLFDDEFLKQFKSGEELSSFLKQLQKRGLEKMLEGELDGHLDYDKHQKSGSGNTRNGYTKKKVRSSFGEDTVKVPRDRDGSFNPMIVPKRQNMIDGIENVIVSLYAKGMSNSDIEEQISEVYGFDVSTSTISRITDRISNDIVAWQNRPLEPVYLIVWMDGIVFKVRENSKVVNKTIYIAVGLKRDGKKEVLGLWLGKNESAAFWMSVLTDMKARGVEDILITATDNLNGFTDTIKNVFPQSKTQICVVHQIRNACRYVVWKDKKAFTKDMKLIYDAPTKQAAEAALEDFANKWNSKYSYAIKSWRDNWEDLTVFYEFPLEIRRIIYTTNLIENLNGKIRKYTKNKLSFPTDDAVMKSVYLALREATKKWSVPIRNWGIVLNQFLTIYEERVQL; encoded by the coding sequence ATGAAAAAAGAAGATCTATTCGATGATGAGTTTTTAAAACAGTTTAAATCAGGAGAAGAACTTAGTAGTTTTCTCAAGCAACTTCAAAAACGTGGATTGGAGAAAATGCTTGAAGGTGAACTGGATGGCCATTTGGATTATGATAAGCACCAGAAGTCTGGATCTGGAAATACCAGGAATGGCTATACTAAAAAGAAGGTTCGGAGTTCTTTTGGTGAAGACACTGTAAAGGTTCCCCGGGACCGGGATGGATCCTTTAATCCTATGATCGTTCCCAAGCGGCAGAACATGATTGATGGCATCGAAAATGTCATTGTATCGCTGTATGCCAAGGGAATGAGCAATAGTGATATTGAAGAACAAATCTCTGAGGTGTATGGCTTTGATGTCTCTACTTCTACTATCTCCCGAATTACAGACCGAATCAGCAATGATATCGTTGCCTGGCAAAATCGTCCTTTAGAGCCCGTTTATTTGATTGTCTGGATGGACGGAATCGTCTTTAAAGTACGAGAGAACTCCAAAGTAGTCAACAAGACGATTTATATAGCTGTAGGTCTCAAAAGAGATGGTAAAAAGGAAGTTCTTGGTCTTTGGCTTGGAAAGAATGAATCTGCAGCCTTCTGGATGAGCGTATTGACAGATATGAAAGCTCGGGGAGTTGAGGACATTTTAATCACTGCTACCGATAACCTCAATGGATTTACCGATACCATCAAAAATGTTTTTCCACAGTCTAAAACCCAAATTTGTGTAGTGCACCAGATCAGAAATGCCTGTAGATATGTAGTTTGGAAAGATAAAAAAGCCTTTACCAAAGACATGAAGCTCATTTATGATGCACCTACTAAACAAGCCGCAGAAGCTGCTCTAGAGGATTTTGCTAACAAATGGAACTCCAAATATTCTTATGCAATAAAAAGCTGGAGAGACAACTGGGAAGACCTTACCGTCTTTTATGAATTCCCGCTGGAGATCAGACGAATTATTTATACCACCAATCTTATTGAGAATCTGAACGGGAAGATCAGAAAGTACACTAAAAACAAATTATCCTTCCCAACCGATGATGCTGTAATGAAATCTGTATATTTGGCTCTGAGGGAAGCAACCAAAAAATGGTCAGTGCCTATTAGAAACTGGGGAATCGTCCTCAATCAGTTCTTGACTATATACGAAGAAAGGGTTCAACTTTAG
- a CDS encoding CsbD family protein, which produces MNEDQIEGKWKQIKGEFKQKYGDLTDDDVTYREGRFDEMLGRLQEKTGRSKEDLKREIDRW; this is translated from the coding sequence ATGAATGAGGATCAAATTGAAGGAAAATGGAAACAGATCAAAGGTGAATTTAAACAAAAATACGGTGACCTTACCGATGATGATGTGACCTACCGCGAAGGAAGATTTGATGAAATGCTGGGAAGGCTACAGGAAAAAACGGGCCGCAGCAAGGAAGATTTGAAGCGGGAAATTGACAGGTGGTAA
- a CDS encoding esterase-like activity of phytase family protein, with amino-acid sequence MKKAFLLVFTAAAFLSCKSSRTGSTSNVQVRFLDDYNIANELSVKGTEVGGLSGIDYQEGNFYMVSDQPSAPRIYIANLSLSEEKIDTIVFSDVILIDKEHVSLKGQHLDLESILFEAEEGNFVLSSEGNIKKKKDPMLFRVSKKGDYIDSFAVPENLLAESVKKPRNNGTLEGLATSYDQKGIWAAMELPLVTDGPKPKLYATKSPVRITYFDKKTGEPVKQFPYRLEGIAKIPWLYFAVNGVTDLLEYAPDKFLILERGFAAGHGQKGNTVRIFDVDASLATNTLDINNLRVSFNNPAKKTLLYDFKWAKKFLSQEIIDNIEGITFGPTLPNGNQSLILISDNNFNSMGPQLNQVILMEFVPKK; translated from the coding sequence ATGAAAAAAGCATTTCTCTTAGTTTTTACTGCCGCAGCATTCCTTAGCTGTAAAAGTTCCCGAACAGGAAGTACCTCAAATGTACAGGTCAGGTTTTTAGACGATTACAATATAGCCAACGAGCTTAGCGTGAAAGGCACCGAGGTGGGAGGCCTTTCGGGCATAGATTACCAGGAAGGGAATTTCTATATGGTGAGTGACCAGCCTTCTGCACCACGCATCTATATTGCCAACCTGAGCCTTTCCGAAGAAAAGATCGATACCATAGTTTTTTCTGACGTAATCCTGATAGATAAAGAGCATGTAAGCCTTAAAGGCCAACACTTAGACCTGGAAAGCATCCTCTTTGAGGCTGAAGAAGGAAATTTTGTGCTCTCCAGCGAAGGGAATATTAAAAAGAAAAAAGACCCTATGTTGTTTAGGGTGTCAAAAAAGGGGGATTATATCGACTCTTTTGCAGTACCTGAAAATCTTTTAGCTGAAAGTGTCAAAAAACCGAGAAATAACGGAACTCTTGAGGGCCTTGCCACTTCTTATGATCAAAAAGGGATATGGGCTGCCATGGAACTGCCTTTGGTGACCGATGGGCCAAAACCCAAGCTCTACGCTACAAAATCACCCGTACGAATTACCTATTTTGACAAAAAAACCGGAGAACCCGTAAAGCAGTTTCCTTATAGATTAGAAGGCATTGCCAAAATTCCGTGGTTGTATTTCGCAGTAAACGGGGTAACCGATCTTTTGGAGTACGCACCAGATAAATTCCTTATCCTGGAACGCGGGTTTGCAGCCGGTCATGGTCAAAAAGGCAATACCGTGAGGATCTTTGATGTAGATGCCAGCCTGGCCACAAATACTTTAGACATCAATAACCTAAGGGTTTCTTTCAATAATCCGGCAAAAAAGACCCTGCTGTACGATTTCAAATGGGCAAAGAAGTTCCTGAGCCAGGAAATTATTGACAATATTGAAGGCATCACGTTTGGCCCTACACTCCCAAATGGCAATCAAAGCCTTATCCTTATTTCCGATAATAACTTCAACTCCATGGGGCCGCAACTCAACCAGGTCATCCTCATGGAATTTGTGCCAAAAAAGTAA
- a CDS encoding SixA phosphatase family protein yields MRSFFILIISVLSLGGTSVNPKEPAVQEAITQYYFIRHAEKDASNTQDRDPQLSEAGVKRAGRWAKIFSEVEFDVIFSSNYHRTMNTARAVADTQQKKIEIYDPKKLNDPEFQKKTKGKTVLVVGHSNTNPAFVNLLLGENKYRDLDEKEYGSLFLVTISPGAGRLPSCFTSTKASKMPF; encoded by the coding sequence ATGCGCAGCTTTTTCATTCTTATAATTTCGGTGTTATCTTTAGGAGGTACTTCTGTTAATCCCAAAGAACCAGCCGTGCAGGAAGCAATTACCCAGTACTATTTTATTCGGCACGCCGAAAAGGATGCAAGCAATACGCAAGACAGAGATCCACAACTTTCTGAAGCCGGGGTGAAAAGGGCAGGCAGGTGGGCCAAAATTTTTTCGGAAGTGGAGTTTGATGTCATTTTTTCAAGCAATTACCATCGCACCATGAATACTGCCAGGGCCGTGGCCGATACACAGCAGAAAAAAATTGAAATCTATGATCCTAAAAAACTGAATGATCCCGAATTTCAGAAGAAAACAAAAGGAAAAACAGTGCTTGTGGTGGGCCACAGCAATACCAACCCGGCATTTGTAAACCTGCTGCTTGGAGAAAATAAATATCGGGACCTTGATGAAAAAGAATACGGCAGCTTGTTCCTTGTGACCATCTCCCCGGGGGCGGGAAGACTTCCGAGCTGCTTTACATCAACTAAGGCGTCAAAAATGCCATTTTAA
- a CDS encoding DUF6503 family protein: MKKYFLLLFVLVLVSCNEKAHQSEADKIIAQAIEKAGGEKYKKAKIEFRFRKNLYSSSLNNGQFELTREITDSTNTTYYDVLNNEGFTRFQEEEQVRLSDSLAEAYAESVNAVHYFVQLPFRLNDDAVIKELVGQDTINGKIYHEVKVTFEQQGGGADHEDVYMYWVEKDDFTIDYLAYRFFVNDGGIRFRKAVNPRMVNGIRFVDYENYKTDDLSAPLEELDAMFQKGQLTKVSQIENEILKVEIQE; this comes from the coding sequence ATGAAAAAATATTTTTTACTGCTTTTTGTTTTGGTCCTGGTTTCCTGTAATGAAAAGGCTCACCAATCTGAAGCCGATAAGATCATAGCCCAGGCTATAGAAAAGGCCGGAGGAGAAAAGTATAAAAAAGCAAAGATTGAATTCCGCTTCCGAAAGAACCTGTACTCGAGCAGCCTTAATAACGGGCAATTTGAACTCACCCGCGAAATTACCGACTCCACCAATACCACTTATTACGACGTGCTGAACAATGAAGGCTTTACCCGATTTCAGGAAGAAGAACAAGTACGTTTATCCGATTCTCTTGCTGAAGCTTACGCCGAAAGTGTGAATGCAGTACATTATTTTGTGCAGCTGCCTTTTCGGCTGAATGATGATGCGGTGATCAAAGAACTGGTGGGGCAGGATACCATCAACGGTAAAATATACCATGAGGTGAAAGTGACTTTTGAGCAGCAGGGCGGGGGAGCAGATCATGAAGATGTGTACATGTACTGGGTTGAAAAAGACGATTTTACCATAGATTACCTGGCGTATCGGTTTTTTGTGAACGACGGCGGAATAAGGTTTAGAAAGGCGGTAAACCCCAGGATGGTCAACGGGATAAGGTTTGTAGATTATGAAAATTACAAGACCGATGATCTTTCTGCCCCGCTCGAAGAGCTCGATGCCATGTTCCAAAAAGGCCAATTGACGAAGGTCTCCCAGATTGAAAATGAAATTCTGAAGGTTGAAATTCAGGAGTGA
- the smpB gene encoding SsrA-binding protein SmpB: protein MKNNINIKNRKAKFEYEILDKYIAGIKLAGTEIKAIREGKASIAESFCEFSNQELFVINMTVQEYSHATYFNHDPKHARKLLLNRRELKKLEKEVKNSGLTIVPLRLFINDRGLAKMQIALAKGKKLYDKRETIKDRESKRRLDRIQKEYK, encoded by the coding sequence ATGAAGAACAATATCAACATTAAGAACCGGAAAGCAAAGTTCGAATACGAAATTCTCGACAAGTATATTGCGGGAATTAAACTTGCCGGTACCGAGATCAAAGCGATAAGGGAAGGAAAAGCCTCTATAGCCGAAAGTTTTTGTGAGTTCTCCAACCAAGAATTATTCGTGATCAATATGACGGTGCAGGAATACTCTCACGCTACCTACTTTAATCACGACCCCAAACATGCCCGAAAACTCCTGCTTAACCGACGGGAATTGAAAAAGCTCGAGAAAGAAGTGAAAAATTCAGGGTTGACCATTGTTCCCCTGCGCCTCTTTATCAATGACCGCGGACTCGCAAAAATGCAGATCGCCCTTGCCAAGGGTAAAAAGCTCTACGATAAGCGCGAAACCATCAAAGACAGGGAAAGCAAACGCAGATTGGATAGAATTCAGAAGGAGTACAAATAA
- a CDS encoding protein-L-isoaspartate(D-aspartate) O-methyltransferase codes for MRKDTLKHQGKRLQLAKVVEGKGIKDEKVLDAIKKIPRHLFMDSSFEDHAYQDKAFPIAADQTISQPYTVAFQTEVLQVKKGDMVLEIGTGSGYQTAVLCELGAKVYSIERQLELFKRTKLFLSKIGYRPRYLAFGDGYKGLPDYAPFDRIIVTAGAPFVPKPLLSQLKVGGRMVIPVGKDTQIMTLLERKSETEFEKTEFGNFRFVPLLEDRN; via the coding sequence GTGCGAAAGGATACGCTTAAACATCAGGGAAAGAGGTTGCAACTGGCAAAGGTCGTGGAAGGCAAAGGCATTAAGGATGAAAAGGTGCTTGATGCCATCAAAAAAATTCCGAGGCATTTGTTTATGGACAGCAGCTTTGAAGATCATGCGTACCAGGACAAGGCTTTTCCCATTGCTGCCGATCAGACTATTTCCCAGCCCTACACCGTGGCGTTTCAAACAGAAGTATTACAGGTCAAAAAAGGGGATATGGTACTGGAAATTGGTACCGGCAGTGGCTATCAAACTGCCGTTCTCTGTGAGCTGGGTGCAAAAGTTTACAGTATTGAGCGCCAATTGGAATTGTTCAAGCGCACCAAGCTCTTCCTTTCAAAAATAGGATATCGCCCAAGATACCTGGCCTTTGGTGACGGTTACAAAGGGCTGCCCGATTATGCCCCTTTTGACAGGATCATTGTCACTGCCGGAGCCCCTTTTGTTCCGAAGCCATTGTTGAGTCAGTTAAAAGTGGGGGGGCGAATGGTTATTCCCGTGGGAAAAGACACGCAGATAATGACACTTTTGGAAAGAAAATCTGAAACTGAATTCGAAAAAACTGAATTCGGGAACTTCAGGTTTGTACCCTTGCTGGAAGACCGGAATTAG
- a CDS encoding Gfo/Idh/MocA family protein has protein sequence MLKAGVLGAGHLGKIHLRLLQESEKYELVGFYDIDENSGRKVQEEFGYKYFNNLDDLIAAVDVVDVVTPTLSHFEVGQKTIKAGKHLFIEKPITNTVEEAEQLVKLAKEYNVKGQVGHVERFNPAFQAVADKFENPMFIEAHRLAEFNPRGTDVPVVLDLMIHDIDAILSVVKSEVKEIQASGVSVISDTPDIANARILFENGCVANLTASRISLKNMRKSRFFQRDAYISVDFLEKKCEVVKMKDAPEVPGDFDMILQNAEGLKKQIYFDNPEVNPNNAILDELNSFAAAIENNTTPIVSLEQGTQALRVAKQIINSFN, from the coding sequence ATGCTCAAAGCCGGCGTCCTGGGTGCAGGACACTTAGGAAAAATCCATCTGCGTTTGCTCCAGGAATCTGAAAAATATGAACTTGTGGGCTTTTATGACATAGATGAGAACAGTGGCCGCAAGGTTCAGGAAGAGTTTGGATACAAATATTTCAACAATTTAGACGATCTCATAGCTGCCGTAGATGTGGTTGATGTGGTGACCCCTACCCTTTCTCACTTTGAAGTGGGCCAAAAGACCATAAAAGCAGGAAAACATTTATTCATAGAAAAGCCTATTACCAACACCGTAGAAGAGGCCGAACAGCTGGTTAAACTGGCAAAAGAATACAATGTAAAAGGCCAGGTAGGCCATGTAGAACGATTTAATCCCGCTTTCCAGGCGGTTGCAGATAAGTTTGAGAACCCTATGTTCATTGAAGCCCATCGCCTTGCGGAATTTAATCCGCGCGGAACAGATGTGCCGGTGGTGCTCGACCTTATGATCCATGACATAGATGCCATTTTAAGCGTGGTAAAATCTGAAGTTAAGGAGATACAGGCCAGTGGAGTTTCGGTTATTAGTGACACTCCCGATATAGCCAATGCGCGGATTCTTTTTGAAAACGGCTGTGTTGCCAACCTAACAGCCAGCAGGATCTCCCTTAAAAACATGCGCAAATCCCGCTTCTTTCAACGTGACGCTTACATCTCGGTCGATTTTCTCGAAAAGAAATGCGAGGTCGTAAAGATGAAAGATGCCCCTGAAGTTCCCGGGGATTTTGATATGATTCTTCAGAATGCCGAAGGTCTTAAAAAACAGATCTATTTTGACAATCCGGAAGTGAACCCGAATAATGCCATTTTAGACGAACTAAATTCTTTTGCCGCCGCCATTGAGAACAACACCACGCCAATTGTGAGCCTTGAACAGGGCACCCAGGCACTGCGTGTGGCAAAACAGATTATTAACTCATTTAACTAA
- a CDS encoding 3-hydroxybutyryl-CoA dehydrogenase, translated as MKNIAVIGAGTMGNGIAHTFAQFGYKTNLIDISEESLKKGMKTISGNLDRMLSKEKISEDDKTNTLNNITTFTQLEEGVKNVDLVVEAATENVDLKLKIFKQLDEFCSSETVLASNTSSISITKIASVVSNPERVIGMHFMNPVPVMKLVEIIRGYNTSDEVTSNIMELSKKFKKEPVEVNDYPGFVANRILMPMINESIETLYNGVAGVQEIDTVMKLGMAHPMGPLQLADFIGLDVCLSILEVMYSGFKNPKYAPCPLLVNMVQAGKLGVKSGEGFYDYSGSRKAEKVSSQFSS; from the coding sequence ATGAAAAATATTGCAGTTATTGGTGCAGGAACCATGGGAAACGGAATTGCCCATACTTTTGCCCAGTTCGGTTATAAAACAAACCTTATAGATATTTCAGAAGAAAGCCTGAAGAAAGGGATGAAAACCATCTCGGGCAATCTTGACCGCATGCTTTCCAAAGAAAAGATCTCTGAAGACGATAAAACAAATACCCTCAACAACATCACCACTTTTACCCAGCTTGAAGAAGGAGTAAAAAACGTTGATCTTGTAGTTGAGGCCGCAACAGAAAATGTTGATCTTAAACTGAAAATTTTTAAGCAGCTGGATGAATTTTGCTCTTCGGAAACTGTACTTGCATCAAACACTTCTTCCATTTCCATTACCAAGATTGCTTCAGTAGTTTCAAATCCTGAAAGGGTGATTGGGATGCACTTTATGAACCCGGTGCCGGTGATGAAGCTGGTGGAGATCATTCGAGGTTATAACACTAGTGACGAAGTGACCTCCAACATCATGGAGCTGTCAAAAAAGTTTAAAAAAGAACCTGTTGAAGTAAACGATTATCCGGGTTTTGTGGCCAACCGCATTCTTATGCCCATGATCAATGAATCTATTGAAACCCTTTACAATGGCGTTGCAGGGGTTCAGGAAATTGATACGGTAATGAAGCTGGGCATGGCGCATCCTATGGGGCCGCTACAGCTTGCCGATTTTATAGGGCTTGATGTTTGCCTCTCTATTCTTGAGGTGATGTACAGCGGCTTTAAAAATCCGAAATATGCGCCCTGTCCCCTCCTGGTGAACATGGTACAGGCCGGGAAGCTTGGCGTGAAATCGGGGGAAGGATTTTATGACTATTCCGGAAGCAGGAAAGCCGAAAAAGTTTCCAGCCAGTTTTCCTCTTAA
- a CDS encoding DUF1015 domain-containing protein, which translates to MAKIIPFRAVRPSRDKVGLVASRPYQEYSVEEVRFQLEHNPFSFLHIINPGYKFQKEISGSERFQLVKNRYLEFKEEEVFIQDEKPAYYIYKTISRHQAYCGIIAATSALDYENNVIKKHEDTISHREQLFKDYLKTVGFNTEPVLLTYPDSPVINEITTTVMQERPEYEFSSLNRDIHYMWIVDDPEKTELIRREFDRMAAVYIADGHHRSASSWLLAKESREKNPNHTGEEPYNFFLSYMIAESNLKLYEFNRLVRDLNGLGKEEFLIQLDEWFRIENRGTQFYKPSKKHHFSMYLDGEYYSLYLRRTNYEFTDSLSALDPYILFIKVLRPILNITDLKNDHRISYLPGRNETFDVKKAVDEGEFAVGFGMLPLTIEEIKQIADAGLTMPPKSTCIEPKLRSGLTVYEF; encoded by the coding sequence TTGGCAAAAATAATTCCTTTCAGGGCTGTGCGGCCTTCGCGGGATAAGGTGGGCCTTGTAGCTTCGAGGCCTTACCAGGAATATTCGGTGGAAGAAGTGAGGTTTCAGCTGGAGCACAATCCTTTTTCTTTTCTGCATATCATCAACCCCGGTTATAAATTTCAGAAGGAAATTTCGGGCAGTGAGCGGTTTCAGCTTGTAAAGAACAGGTACCTCGAATTTAAAGAAGAGGAAGTCTTTATTCAGGATGAAAAACCGGCATATTACATCTATAAAACCATTTCCCGGCACCAGGCCTACTGCGGAATTATTGCGGCCACCAGTGCGCTCGATTACGAGAACAATGTGATCAAAAAGCACGAGGACACCATTTCCCACCGGGAACAACTTTTTAAAGACTACCTGAAAACGGTTGGTTTCAACACCGAGCCTGTGCTGCTCACCTATCCCGACAGCCCTGTGATCAACGAAATCACTACTACAGTAATGCAGGAGCGGCCAGAGTATGAATTCTCTTCTCTGAACCGCGATATACATTACATGTGGATAGTAGATGATCCTGAAAAAACAGAGCTGATAAGAAGAGAATTTGACCGTATGGCGGCAGTTTATATCGCCGATGGCCATCACCGCAGTGCTTCCTCCTGGCTTCTGGCAAAAGAATCCCGTGAAAAGAACCCGAACCACACGGGGGAAGAACCTTACAACTTCTTCCTGAGTTATATGATCGCCGAAAGCAACCTGAAATTGTACGAATTCAACAGGCTGGTGCGGGACCTTAACGGACTTGGAAAAGAGGAATTCTTAATTCAGCTAGACGAATGGTTCCGCATTGAGAATAGGGGCACGCAGTTTTACAAGCCCTCTAAAAAACACCATTTTTCGATGTACCTGGATGGGGAATACTACTCGCTGTACCTGCGCCGTACCAATTATGAATTTACCGATTCGCTGAGTGCCCTTGATCCTTACATTTTGTTTATTAAGGTGCTAAGGCCTATTTTAAACATCACAGACCTTAAAAACGATCACAGAATCTCTTATCTTCCCGGAAGAAATGAAACTTTTGACGTAAAAAAGGCTGTAGATGAAGGCGAATTTGCCGTTGGTTTCGGGATGTTGCCTTTAACCATTGAAGAAATAAAGCAAATTGCAGATGCCGGGTTGACCATGCCGCCAAAAAGCACCTGTATTGAGCCAAAACTAAGGAGCGGCCTTACCGTTTATGAATTTTAG
- a CDS encoding YggS family pyridoxal phosphate-dependent enzyme, protein MNIAENIKSFKAEIPEEVTLVAVSKTKPESDILEAYNAGQRVFGENKIQEMTEKWENLPKDIKWHMLGHVQRNKVKYMAEYVDLIHAVDSLKLLKEIEKQAKKYDRTIECLLQIKIAEEDTKYGIDVDEAESILQSQAFREMTHVKVVGLMGMATLTEKEEKIKKEFSYLKTTFDNLKSRYNFLNTLSMGMSGDYKIAIDCGSTMIRVGSAIFGERNYN, encoded by the coding sequence ATGAACATTGCAGAGAACATCAAATCATTTAAAGCAGAAATTCCTGAAGAAGTGACTTTGGTTGCGGTTTCCAAAACCAAACCCGAAAGTGACATTTTAGAGGCCTACAACGCCGGACAAAGGGTCTTTGGTGAAAATAAGATCCAGGAAATGACCGAAAAATGGGAAAACCTGCCTAAAGATATCAAATGGCACATGCTGGGCCACGTGCAGCGCAACAAGGTGAAATATATGGCAGAATACGTAGACCTTATTCATGCCGTAGATTCCCTGAAATTGCTGAAGGAAATTGAGAAGCAGGCCAAAAAGTACGACCGAACCATAGAGTGTCTTCTGCAAATAAAGATTGCCGAAGAAGACACTAAATATGGAATAGATGTTGATGAAGCAGAGAGCATACTACAGTCACAAGCTTTTCGCGAGATGACTCACGTTAAGGTGGTTGGGTTAATGGGAATGGCAACCCTTACCGAAAAAGAAGAGAAGATTAAAAAGGAATTTAGTTATTTAAAGACTACTTTTGATAATTTGAAATCCAGATATAATTTCCTAAATACTTTATCAATGGGCATGAGCGGCGACTACAAGATCGCTATTGACTGTGGGAGCACGATGATAAGAGTGGGAAGCGCCATTTTTGGCGAAAGAAATTACAATTAA
- a CDS encoding exonuclease domain-containing protein — translation MYAVLDIETTGGKYNEEGITEIAVYKFDGHKVVDQFISLINPEIPIQPFVVGLTGINNDMLKSAPKFFEVARRIVEITEGAILVAHNAKFDYRILRTEFRRLGFDYERQSLCTVELSQKLIPGLPSYSLGKLVRSLGIPLSDRHRATGDAQATVKLFKMLLAKDSEKEILKSSVRNAPKLKMSTKLVQLLDELPSITGVYYLHNEDGDIIFIGKSKNIKKRVNQHFTSDNKKSREIQKEVASVSYEATGNELNALLKENEEVKRNKPKFNRSAKRTLFSHALYQATDKEGFIHLRVGKIDGRKKYITAFTNLQQAKSALEKILQEYELCQRFTGLYDGKGSCFNYSMKECRGACAGEENASEYNERVKKVLETYSYENQNMLVIDRGRDLDEKSALLVEEGEFKGIGYFNLNHQLNNMEIIKSIITPMKNDRDAQQIIQNYLRKNHRLKIIHLHPHE, via the coding sequence TTGTACGCAGTTTTAGACATAGAGACTACCGGAGGGAAATACAATGAAGAGGGAATAACAGAAATCGCTGTCTATAAATTTGACGGCCACAAGGTCGTTGATCAATTCATTAGCCTGATAAATCCCGAAATACCCATTCAGCCTTTTGTTGTTGGCCTTACCGGCATTAACAACGATATGCTCAAGAGTGCCCCAAAATTTTTCGAGGTGGCCCGGCGTATAGTGGAAATTACAGAAGGTGCTATTTTGGTAGCGCACAATGCCAAATTTGATTACCGAATCCTTCGAACAGAGTTCCGCAGGCTGGGCTTTGACTATGAAAGGCAAAGCCTGTGCACCGTAGAACTTTCCCAAAAATTGATTCCCGGCCTGCCCTCCTACAGCCTTGGCAAGCTGGTGAGGTCACTTGGCATTCCTTTGAGTGACAGGCACCGGGCTACCGGCGATGCCCAGGCCACGGTAAAGCTCTTTAAGATGCTGCTGGCCAAAGATTCAGAAAAAGAGATTTTAAAGAGTTCGGTTCGCAATGCACCAAAGCTGAAGATGAGCACCAAACTGGTACAGCTGCTCGATGAACTGCCGTCTATCACCGGGGTTTATTATCTTCACAATGAAGATGGCGACATCATCTTTATTGGGAAAAGCAAAAACATCAAGAAAAGGGTAAACCAGCATTTTACGAGCGACAACAAGAAATCGCGGGAAATTCAGAAAGAAGTCGCATCGGTGAGCTATGAAGCCACAGGAAATGAACTCAATGCATTGCTTAAGGAAAATGAAGAAGTAAAGCGCAACAAGCCCAAATTCAACAGGTCTGCGAAGCGTACTTTATTTTCCCACGCCCTTTATCAGGCTACAGATAAAGAGGGTTTTATCCATTTGCGCGTGGGCAAAATTGACGGCAGGAAAAAATATATCACTGCTTTTACCAACCTGCAGCAGGCAAAATCGGCTTTAGAAAAGATCCTTCAGGAATACGAGTTGTGCCAGAGATTTACCGGTCTTTACGACGGGAAGGGCAGCTGCTTTAACTACAGCATGAAAGAATGCCGCGGCGCCTGTGCGGGAGAAGAAAATGCTTCAGAATACAATGAGCGCGTAAAAAAGGTGCTGGAAACCTACAGCTATGAGAACCAAAATATGCTGGTTATTGACCGCGGAAGAGATTTGGATGAAAAGAGTGCATTGCTGGTAGAAGAAGGTGAATTTAAAGGAATTGGATACTTCAACCTCAACCATCAGTTGAACAATATGGAAATTATTAAATCGATCATTACCCCCATGAAAAATGATCGCGATGCCCAGCAAATCATTCAGAATTATTTGAGGAAGAACCATCGTTTAAAAATCATACATCTTCATCCGCATGAATAA